The DNA window CTCATTATTAAAAATGCGGATGCTTCCGAAGTAAAAAGACTTGCCATAACAGAAGGAATGATTTCGCTTCGTGATGACGCAATTAATAAAGTTATTCTTGGCGTTACCACCATCGAAGAAGTCTTGAGGATTACTCAAGAAGAATCACTTGGTTAACGTGTTGATCTTTTTTCACTTTGGAGTGTAAAGAACATGGCCGTTTATTCTTACATTGGTATCAATGCGCAGGGCAAGCAAACTGCGGGCGAGGTGGATGCCGATAATGAACGCGCCGCGCGAATGAAGTTGCGCAAAATGGGTGTGTTTCCCACGAAGCTTGGACTTCAAGGAACTATTTCTCAGTCTGTTTCGATGGGAATGAACATCAACTTTTCCCAATTTTTCCAAAAAGTAAAACTTCAAGATGTTTCTCTCATGACACGTCAGCTTTCTTCTTTGCTGTCGGCTAACATTCAGTTGGTGGAAGCTCTTGAAGCCTTGATTGATCAAATTGAAAATCCAAAACTCAAAAATCTCCTTTCCACCGTAAAGCAAAAAGTAACCGAAGGTGACAAGCTTGCAGATGCACTTCGACCATACAAAAATATTTTTGGCGATATTTACATCAACATGGTTGAAGCAGGTGAGTCCAGTGGTGCCCTTGATGTGGTGATGGACAGGCTTGCAGATTTCACCGAGAGCCAGGCAAAACTAAAAGGCAAAGTAGTAAGCGCCATGATTTATCCAGCCATTATGTCTGTGGTTGCCATTATTTTAATTACAGGTCTTCTCACTTTTGTGGTGCCGAAGGTAACTGAGATGTTAAGTGACACTGGCGCTGCGCTTCCACTTCCCACAAAAATTTTGATGGGAGTGAGTGGTTTTCTTACCAACTATTGGTGGCTCGGAATTATTTTTGTTGTTGCTGGCATTGTTGGAGCGAGAAAATATATTTCCACTCCCAAGGGCAGAATGTGGTTTGACGGGAAAAAGCTGACGATGCCACTTTTTGGAAATGTAAATCGCATGGTAGCGGTTTCACGTTTTTCAAGAACACTTTCTACTTTGCTGGGAAGTGCAGTTCCTCTTTTAACTGCAATTGATATTGTGTCAAAAGTTGTAGACAACGTTGTGCTGAAAGAAACGTTGGAAAAAACGCGCGACATGGTGCGAGAAGGTCAGGGCGTTGCTGACCAATTGAAAAAAAGCCCACATTTTCCTCCGTTGGTTACGCATATGATTGGGATTGGAGAAAAAACAGGCGAACTCGAAAGTATGCTGGAACGCGTTGCCGATACCTATGACGGCCAAGTAGACAACGCCTTATCAGCGCTCACTTCTTTGCTGGAGCCGCTCATGATTTTAGTGATGGCAGGCGTGGTTTCATTCATTGTAATGTCAATTCTTTTGCCAATTCTTAAGTTGAATCAGTTGTAGTTGCTGCTTGTCATCACGAGGAGCATAGCGACGTGGCCTGCCTGCCGGTCAGGCAAGGTGATCTCCTCGTTCAATTGTCAGAGGAGATCCTTCCTGCCCGTCCGGCAGGCGGGCGTTTCCACTCAGGATGACAATAAAGTGTTGGAATTGTCACTTGAGTATTCTGTTGTCTTGTGTAGAATGCGCGAAATTGCATTGTTCACGTTAGAAAGAGGAGGAGAGAAATGAAAAAATATTTCCAAAACGTTCGCGGTATGACGCTCATCGAGATCATGGTGGTTATTACCATTTTGGGTCTTATCGCTACAGTAGTTACGGTCAACGTGCTTGAAAGGCTAGACGAAGCAAAAATTGACACGGCCAAAACGCAGATGAAGGCTTTTGAAGATACGCTTGATCAATTTCGTCGTGATGCTGGCTTCTATCCCGCAACAGAACAAGGTTTGCAGGCGTTGGTAGAAAAACCAAGTGTGGGAAGAGTTCCAAAACGTTATCCTTCAAAAGGCTACATGAAGTCCTTGCCTAAAGATCCATGGAATTGCGACTACGTTTATTACAGCCCCGGCATTCAAGGGCACGATTATGAAATTTATTCTCTTGGGGCAGACTGTGTCGAAGGAGGAGAAGAAGTTGATGCAGATATTTCAAGTTTTGAAACGGATAGTTAATTTTCCGCAATAAAAATGAAGAGGCGAGTTCATAAAGAGTGGGCTCGCCTTTTTTTGTTTTATCGTTTTAGGTTATGTGGACAATTAACGTGCTGTCATCACGAGGAAGCGAAGCTGACGTGGCCTGCCTGCCGGTCAGGCAAGGTGATCTCCTCGTTCAATTGACAGAGGAGATCCTTCGGCTGTGGCCTCAGGATGACAAAAAAACTAAAAAAATATGATGAATTTTTTTTCTTCCACAAAAAAAAAGCTAAAGTCAGCAGCAGGTTTTACTCTTTTTGAGTTGTTGGTAACCCTTGCTGTTGTTGCGTTGGTAGTTGGTTTGGTGGTGAGCCAAACCAATGATCTTTTCGATCGTGATATAAAGCAAGCCTCAAGCAAACTTGCCGCTACCATTCGTTATCTCTACAACAAGTCGGCAACCGAAGGTATTTACTTTCGGCTTATTCTCGATATTGATGAGCGCGCCTATTGGATAGAAGCAACGGGTGATCCTTATTTGCTGGCTAACCCTCAGGCCTTTGCAGCAAGTGGAAAATCAACTGCTTCAAAGTCTTTATTGGATGAAGCAAAATCAAAAAGCCTGCTTCAAGATGAAGAAATTGAACGCATCAAACCAAAAACTCCAAGCTTCGATCAAGTTTCCGAACGGCTTCTTAAGCCAAGCAAGTTGCCAACTTCAGTGTACATCAAAGATGTGTATGTAGAGCACTTGCAAGGTCCAGTTGATTCAGGAAAAGCCAGCATTGCCTTTTTTCCAAATGGATATGTTGAATATGCTGTTATTAATTTTAGAGATGAAGATGACAGTTTGGCCTACTCCCTCAAAACCAATCCCGTCAGCGGTTCGGTGAAGATTGAAGATAGGTACAGAACTTTAGATGATGAAGAGTGATGCTTGTGAGTGGAAATAATTAGGGTTTGGTTTGTCATCCTCTGGCTTGACCAGGGGATCCACAATTCTTTGTCATCACGAGGAGCGTAGCGACGTGGTGATCTCCTTGTTCAATTGTCAGAGGAGATCCTTCGTTCCACTCAGGATGACAATAAAGCGTGGGAATCGCTAATTCCCTCCGCCTTAGGTGGAAGAATGACAAAGCAAAACCAAGAGTAAACTGGAAATATCAGGATGAAACTAAAAAGCACAAATCAACCAGCAGGTTTCACACTTTTGGAAGTGTTGGTGGCCGTTGCCATTATGGGAATGGTGATGGTTTTGGTTACGGGGTCGTCTCGGCAAATGTTGGGTGCAAAAGATCGTGTGGAAAAACGTGATGAATTGTTTCAAGCTGGAAGAGTTGCGCTTCGGAAAATTTCTTCAGATCTCTCGGTGGCTTTTCTCACCAAAGCAAATTCGGCGGAAGGGAGCTCTTCAGACAATCAATGGAAAACATTTTTCATAGCACAAGACAAAGGCGATCAAGATGGCGTTCGCTTTACAAGCTTAAACCATCTGCGTTTGCGGGAAGGCGCTAAAGAATCTGACGAAACTCGTATTGCTTACGAGGTAGGCGTATCATTAGATGAAACCAGACAGCTGAGTGTAATACGAAGGGAAGATCCGTGGCTTGATACCAAAACAGAATTGGAAGGGAAGGGATATCCACTTATCGAAAACATCAAAACGTTCGAACTTGAATATTATGATGATCGAAAAGATGAGTGGACCAAAGACTGGAACACAGAGCAAATTGACTGGAAAGAAAAGCTGCCTTATGCCGTGCGCATCACCATTTCTTTAGCAGATCCAGATAGTGAAGACGATGATGATGTGATTGTCTTGTCCACTATTGTAAAGTTGGCACTTTCAAAAGGAGTAATTACGTTTTGAAGTTTCGAAAACGAAAAAAAAATGAACGTGGCGTTGCGCTGATGCTTGTGCTGTCTGCAATTACGGTTATCACCGTTGCGGGCATTGAGTTTGCGTATAACACCAATGTCAATTACCACTTGGCACGTAATCACTTGGATAGGTTGAAGGCAAGCTATCTGGCGAAGTCAGCGTTTCATTTTGGATTGCTTGAACTCAAGTACGACAGAGTGTTTCGGCAAATAGTAGAGCAGCAAAACTTGGGCAGTTTGCTTGGAGCAAGTGCGCAACTGCCACTCTGCAAACAATTTCCACTTTCCACAGGTTTGCTTCGAGCTGTATTTTTGGGTGGAGGTGGTTTAGGCGAAGGTGCGGATACCGAAGATGCCACTGCATCTGCCGAGGAACCTTCCCTAGAAACAGGCGGAGAAGATTTTCCAAAAGTAACTAGTCTTTCCGATGAACAAAGTGCTGCTGATTTTTTGAGTTTCGAGGGAGACTTCGATATCGATTGTGCTGATGAATCAAATAAGTTGAACCTCAATGTGTTTGCAAAACTCAAAGCATCAGCAGGTTCTTCATCTTCTTTAGGCACTTCTCAAGGTATTAGCGAGTACGATTTGCATAAACAAATTCTTACGAGTTTTTTGCAAAAACCCGAATACGAACTTTTATTTGAAGATAGCGAAATTCCACCCGTTGAAATTGTGCGCAATATTGCTGATTGGACAGATGAAAATAGAGACATCAACGAATACGGCGGCTCAACTGGTGGCGCAGAATCGAGTTTGTACGAGCGCAACAGCAGAAAATACAAAGTGAAAAACACAAGTTTCACAACGATTGATGAAGTGTATCAAGTGGAAGGAGTAAATGAAAAATGGTTCGAACCGCTCAAATCCAATTTTACTATTTACGGCGATGGTAAAATCAACATTTGCAGTGTTGATGAAGGTTTAGTGCAAGGCATTATAAAAACTTTTGTGGAGACGACACCAGGCGTGCCTCCAGTGCGGCTTGCAGACGAAGAGGTGATGACGCGCCTTGTTTCAAGTATCCAAGATGCCTGCAGTGCTGGCAGTGCTGGCGATGCCCTTGTTGCGGAAGTTACGGATGCCTTTTGGGGAGCGTTGTCAGTTGATCAAGAAGTGGCAGGAAATGTTGATGCAGAAAGTGCAAAGGCCAAAGAGTCTTTCAAAAATCTGATT is part of the Deltaproteobacteria bacterium CG11_big_fil_rev_8_21_14_0_20_42_23 genome and encodes:
- the gspF gene encoding type II secretion system protein GspF; its protein translation is MAVYSYIGINAQGKQTAGEVDADNERAARMKLRKMGVFPTKLGLQGTISQSVSMGMNINFSQFFQKVKLQDVSLMTRQLSSLLSANIQLVEALEALIDQIENPKLKNLLSTVKQKVTEGDKLADALRPYKNIFGDIYINMVEAGESSGALDVVMDRLADFTESQAKLKGKVVSAMIYPAIMSVVAIILITGLLTFVVPKVTEMLSDTGAALPLPTKILMGVSGFLTNYWWLGIIFVVAGIVGARKYISTPKGRMWFDGKKLTMPLFGNVNRMVAVSRFSRTLSTLLGSAVPLLTAIDIVSKVVDNVVLKETLEKTRDMVREGQGVADQLKKSPHFPPLVTHMIGIGEKTGELESMLERVADTYDGQVDNALSALTSLLEPLMILVMAGVVSFIVMSILLPILKLNQL
- the gspG gene encoding type II secretion system protein GspG, yielding MKKYFQNVRGMTLIEIMVVITILGLIATVVTVNVLERLDEAKIDTAKTQMKAFEDTLDQFRRDAGFYPATEQGLQALVEKPSVGRVPKRYPSKGYMKSLPKDPWNCDYVYYSPGIQGHDYEIYSLGADCVEGGEEVDADISSFETDS